A single window of Liolophura sinensis isolate JHLJ2023 chromosome 6, CUHK_Ljap_v2, whole genome shotgun sequence DNA harbors:
- the LOC135466293 gene encoding uncharacterized monothiol glutaredoxin ycf64-like, producing the protein MASFLSTQIRGRGLTLCRLLAARYSTSTGTKEHIDGLVKGKKVVVFMKGTPDAPRCGFSNGVMQILNFHGVTQFDAHDVLQDESLRQGIKEYSNWPTIPQVYIDGEFVGGMDIMLDMHKNGELVEELKKVGIRSALLDKDNGPDKQG; encoded by the exons ATGGCAAGTTTCTTGTCTACACAGATACGTGGACGAGGCCTTACTCTCTGTCGATTGCTTGCTGCACGATATTCTACGAGCACCGGTACGAAAGAGCACATTGACGGGCTGGTGAAGGGTAAAAAGGTAGTGGTGTTTATGAAGGGGACACCTGATGCCCCACGATGTGGATTCAGCAATGGTGTCATGCAGATATTAAACTTTCATGGAGTTACACAATTTGATGCGCATGATGTTCTTCAAGATGAAAGTTTACGGCAAG GTATTAAAGAGTACAGCAATTGGCCCACAATACCTCAAGTTTATATAGACGGGGAATTTGTTGGAGGAATGGATATAATGTTGGACATGCATAAGAATGGAGAGTTAGTTGAAGAGCTGAAGAAAGTAGGAATTCGATCAGCTTTATTAGACAAAGACAATGGCCCAGATAAACAAGGATAG